Sequence from the Rhizobium etli 8C-3 genome:
AGCCGGAAGCGCCTGGCGAGAGTTGCGACCATTCGTTTACGTTATTGCGCCATGCGCCATGCGCACGTTGCCGCACATCGGGTCACTCCATAACCTCCCGGCTGTCTCCCTGCAGTCAAATCTGCGCATGTTTAAGGAGTAGCCATGAAGAACATCCTTGTTGTTGACGATGACAGCTCGATGAGAAATTTGCTGGTCGACTATCTCTCGCAGAATGCTTTCCAAGCGAAAGCGGTTGAAAACAGCCGCCAGCTGACGCGGCAGATGTCGGCGGAAGAAGCCGATCTGGTCATCGTCGATCTGAACCTTGGCCAGGAGGACGGCCTGCAGATCGTGCGTAACCTCAGCAGCAAATCGGATATCCCCATCATCATCATCAGTGGCGATCGCCTTGACGAAACGGACAAGGTGATCGGTTTCGAGCTCGGTGCCAGCGACTACATCACCAAGCCTTTCGGCCTTACGGAGTTTTTGGCTCGCGTCAAGGTCGCGATGCGCGAGAAGCCCGAGCGGAAGGGATCCGCACCCAACAAGATCTTCACGTTCGACGGCTGGCGCGTGAACACGCGGCATCGTCGCCTGACCGATCCGTCCGGCGAAAACATCAAGCTGACGGCCGGCGAATTCAATCTGCTGATGGCATTCCTCAACGCGCCGCGGCAGATCCTCTCGCGCGAGCAGCTGCTTCTGGCGACGCGCATCTATGACCAGGAGATCTATGATCGGAGCGTCGATGTGTTGATCCTGCGGTTGAGACGCAAGCTGGAACAGAGCGTATCCAGCCCGAAATACATTCGCACGGAACGCGGCGCCGGTTATATTTTCGATGCCGATGTCAATGTCGAAGGGGCGCGGGTGCGGCTACAATGAAGCCGTCCCGCCGTTCCCTTGCTGTGGCGATGGGACTGTGTTTTGCTCTGTCTGAACCTTCGCTTGGTTTTGATCGCAACGAACCCGTTGCGCCGTTGCCTGAAATCGATCGTCTCGATGCGGGCAAAGTGGCACTTGGACAGAGCCTGTTCTTCGACCCCATACTCTCATCCGACAACCAAATGTCATGCGCCAGCTGCCATGATCCGGCGGCTGGTGGCACGATGCGGACGCCTCGGCCCACTGGGAAGGTGGACGGCAAACCCCTGTTCAATGTGCCGACAATCTTCAACGTGGCCAACAATCACATGTTTGGATGGCGCGGCTCGCTCAGGTCCCTCGTCGAGCAGAACGAGAAGGTCCTTCTTGATCCAAACCTTATGGGCGCGCAATGGGACGATTTGGTATCAAAGCTGGACGGCTCGAAAGGCTATGGGGACGCTTTTCGGGAAGCTTATGGTTCGCCGCCGACGAGGGAAGCCGTGCTTGATGCGCTTGGCGCCTACGAGATTTCGCTGCGTACGCCGGGTGCGCCATTCGACCGGTACATGCGCGGTGATTTGGCCGCCCTGACGCCCCAGCAGATCGAGGGCTACGGGCTCTTCAAGGACTACGGCTGCGCATCCTGTCACCAAGGTTCGAACATTGGAGGCAACATGTCTCAAAGGTTGGGAATATTCAACGACAACAACCGTGATTTTCGGGAGAGCCCGGTGGACGTGGCTACCGATCAGGATGAAGAAAGGAGGCCTTTTCGCGTTCCGAGCCTGCGCAACGTCGCGAAAACGGCGCCGTATTTCCATGACGGCCGCACGCCGGATTTGACCGAGGCGGTCTCACAGATGGGTCTCCTGCAGCTTGGGCGTTACTTGTCGCC
This genomic interval carries:
- a CDS encoding response regulator, translating into MKNILVVDDDSSMRNLLVDYLSQNAFQAKAVENSRQLTRQMSAEEADLVIVDLNLGQEDGLQIVRNLSSKSDIPIIIISGDRLDETDKVIGFELGASDYITKPFGLTEFLARVKVAMREKPERKGSAPNKIFTFDGWRVNTRHRRLTDPSGENIKLTAGEFNLLMAFLNAPRQILSREQLLLATRIYDQEIYDRSVDVLILRLRRKLEQSVSSPKYIRTERGAGYIFDADVNVEGARVRLQ
- a CDS encoding cytochrome-c peroxidase: MKPSRRSLAVAMGLCFALSEPSLGFDRNEPVAPLPEIDRLDAGKVALGQSLFFDPILSSDNQMSCASCHDPAAGGTMRTPRPTGKVDGKPLFNVPTIFNVANNHMFGWRGSLRSLVEQNEKVLLDPNLMGAQWDDLVSKLDGSKGYGDAFREAYGSPPTREAVLDALGAYEISLRTPGAPFDRYMRGDLAALTPQQIEGYGLFKDYGCASCHQGSNIGGNMSQRLGIFNDNNRDFRESPVDVATDQDEERRPFRVPSLRNVAKTAPYFHDGRTPDLTEAVSQMGLLQLGRYLSPGDIAALRAFLESLTGNVPNVPQPRSKRRDR